The Gadus chalcogrammus isolate NIFS_2021 chromosome 10, NIFS_Gcha_1.0, whole genome shotgun sequence genome contains a region encoding:
- the LOC130390843 gene encoding complexin-1, with amino-acid sequence MNFVMKQALGGATKDMGKMLGGEEEKDPDAEKKEEERQEALRQQEEERKAKYSKMEAEREGVRQGIRDKYGIKKKEEKEAEAAAAMEQASEGSLTRPKKAVPTGCGDEEEEEESIVDTVMKFLPGPLMDMFNKK; translated from the exons GGGCCACCAAGGACATGGGTAAGATGctggggggcgaggaggagaaggaccccGATGcggagaagaaggaagaggagcGACAGGAGGCACtgagacagcaggaggaggagaggaaggccaAGTACTCCAAGAtggaggcggagagggagggagtccGACAGGGGATCCGGGATAAG tatggcatcaagaagaaggaggaaaaggaggcgGAGGCAGCAGCTGCTATGGAGCAGGCCTCAGAGGGGAGTCTAACCCGGCCCAAAAAGGCCGTGCCTACCGGTTGTggcgatgaagaggaggaagaggagagcatCGTGGACACGGTCATGAAGTTCCTCCCCGGGCCCCTCATGGATATGTTCAACAAGAAGTAA